One stretch of Zingiber officinale cultivar Zhangliang chromosome 6B, Zo_v1.1, whole genome shotgun sequence DNA includes these proteins:
- the LOC121990653 gene encoding transcription factor bHLH149-like, with protein sequence MTTSSSSSSPASRNKTESSGGKYQPPTKWGSSGQQRAYGRRLLDALRATAGGGPLAVKASADAALALTARGQSRWSRAILLRRCRSRRKLLRVTGKIGRARTRPPPAAEAEAHRVRPDRLQVLRRLVPGCRKLSEKSVLKEAADYVAALEMQVKAMRALAEAFSAARAAEAEARGGA encoded by the coding sequence ATGacaacttcttcttcatcttcttcgccgGCGTCTCGGAATAAAACGGAGTCGTCCGGAGGAAAATACCAGCCGCCGACCAAGTGGGGCTCTTCCGGGCAGCAACGCGCCTACGGTCGCCGGCTCCTCGACGCGCTCCGCGCCACCGCCGGCGGCGGGCCGCTAGCCGTCAAGGCCTCTGCGGACGCCGCCCTCGCGCTGACCGCACGCGGGCAGTCCCGATGGAGCCGGGCCATCCTCCTCCGCCGCTGCCGCTCCCGCCGCAAGCTCCTCCGCGTCACGGGCAAGATCGGCCGCGCGCGGACGCGGCCGCCGCCGGCGGCGGAGGCGGAGGCGCATAGAGTGAGGCCGGATCGGCTGCAGGTGCTCCGGAGGCTGGTTCCCGGGTGCCGGAAACTGTCGGAGAAGAGTGTTCTGAAGGAGGCCGCCGACTACGTGGCGGCGCTGGAGATGCAAGTGAAGGCCATGAGGGCGCTGGCGGAGGCGTTCTCGGCGGCGAGAGCGGCCGAGGCGGAGGCGCGGGGAGGGGCATGA
- the LOC121989405 gene encoding non-specific phospholipase C1-like has protein sequence MDLGDRPWRRRRLLAVAVVFLYLLASSHCIDADRTVGWRRKRPKHEIKGPIKTVVVLVMENRSFDHMLGWLRSKGGRPDIDGLTGREFNRLNASDPSSPEVFVSDGATFVDSDPGHSFQAIREQIFGSEDTSASPAPMNGFAQQAESMGEGISGTVMRGYSPEDVPVFSALAEDFAVFDKWFASVPASTQPNRFYVHSATSHGATSNVRRDLIHGFPQKTIFDSLDEEGLSFGIYYQNIPAVLFYKSLRKLSHLTKFHSYKLAFKRHAKLGRLPNYVVIEQHYFDVKLSPANDDHPCHDVARGQRLVKEIYETLRASPQWNETALLITYDEHGGFYDHVPTPVTGVPNPDGIIGPDPFYFKFDRLGVRVPTLLISPWIEKQTVIHEPKGPYPDSQFEHSSIPATVKKLFNLNSNYLTKRDAWAGSFESYFNLRKTPRTDSPEKLPEVDLLRPFPAREDKVLSEFQMELIQLASQLNGDHVLNTYPDIGKDMTVGEANKYAEDAVARFLEAGRAALNAGANESAIVMMRPALTSRTSGWPSDEAVQIV, from the exons ATGGATTTGGGGGATCGGCCGTGGCGCCGGCGGCGCCTCCTCGCCGTCGCCGTCGTCTTCCTCTACCTCCTCGCCTCCTCCCACTGCATCGACGCCGATCGGACGGTCGGGTGGAGGAGGAAGAGGCCCAAGCACGAGATCAAGGGCCCAATCAAGACAGTCGTGGTGCTCGTGATGGAGAACCGGTCGTTCGATCACATGCTCGGCTGGCTCCGCTCCAAGGGCGGCCGACCAGACATCGACGGCCTCACCGGCCGAGAGTTCAACCGCCTCAACGCCTCCGACCCTTCATCTCCTGAGGTCTTTGTCTCCGACGGCGCCACCTTCGTCGACTCTGACCCGGGACACTCCTTCCAGGCGATTCGGGAGCAGATCTTTGGGTCCGAGGACACCTCTGCGTCGCCGGCCCCCATGAACGGCTTCGCGCAGCAGGCTGAGAGCATGGGTGAGGGCATTTCCGGTACCGTCATGCGCGGCTACTCCCCCGAGGACGTTCCTGTCTTCTCCGCCCTCGCGGAGGACTTCGCTGTGTTCGATAAGTGGTTCGCCTCCGTCCCGGCCTCCACCCAGCCCAATCGCTTCTATGTTCACTCGGCGACATCTCATGGTGCCACCAGCAACGTGCGCCGGGATCTCATCCATGGCTTTCCCCAGAAGACCATCTTCGATTCTCTCGACGAGGAAGGGCTCAGCTTCGGCATATACTACCAGAACATACCTGCTGTACTTTTCTACAAGAGCCTTCGCAAGCTCAGCCACCTTACTAAATTCCACAGCTACAAACTCGCCTTCAAGCGGCACGCCAAGCTGGGCCGCCTGCCCAATTACGTAGTCATCGAGCAGCACTACTTCGACGTGAAGCTGTCCCCAGCTAACGACGACCATCCCTGCCACGATGTCGCCAGGGGACAGAGGCTTGTGAAGGAAATATATGAGACCCTTCGAGCGAGCCCGCAGTGGAATGAGACAGCCCTGCTCATCACCTACGATGAACATGGTGGGTTTTACGACCATGTGCCTACTCCCGTCACAGGGGTGCCCAATCCGGATGGTATCATTGGCCCTGATCCCTTTTATTTCAAGTTCGATAGATTGGGGGTCAGGGTTCCCACTCTCCTCATCTCCCCTTGGATCGAAAAACAAACTG TGATCCACGAACCTAAAGGGCCTTACCCAGATTCACAGTTTGAGCACTCTTCCATTCCCGCAACTGTAAAGAAATTATTCAATCTGAACTCCAATTACCTCACAAAGAGGGATGCTTGGGCTGGAAGTTTTGAGAGCTACTTCAATCTCCGGAAGACGCCACGAACTGATTCTCCAG AGAAACTTCCTGAAGTAGACCTACTTAGGCCATTTCCAGCTAGGGAGGATAAAGTTCTCTCCGAATTCCAGATGGAGTTGATCCAACTTGCTTCTCAACTCAATGGAGACCATGTGCTCAATACCTATCCGGACATTGGCAAGGACATGACTGTTGGCGAAGCGAACAAGTATGCAGAGGATGCAGTCGCAAGGTTTCTCGAAGCCGGCAGGGCTGCGCTGAACGCCGGAGCAAACGAATCCGCCATTGTTATGATGAGGCCTGCTTTGACTAGCAGGACCAGTGGGTGGCCGTCTGATGAGGCTGTTCAAATCGTCTAA